From the Mammaliicoccus sciuri genome, the window ATATTTACATTATCATCTACACATTTACCGTGGTTGTATAGTTATTTTAAAGAGTTATATCCACATATCATGTTTATTGACCCTGCTCAAACTATTATTGAACAAGCAGAATCACATACTTCCAACGGTCATGGAACGATTAAGACATTAGTAACTGAAAATGATGACTATACTATAGAAGGTTTTGAATCAATACTTGAAAAGTTAAATATAAGCTTAGACATTGAAAAAGTCGAGATAAACTAAAATTTTCATTTTACAACTTTAGATTATATGTTAGTATATCTTAACGATTAATTTAAAGGGGGTAAATGATGTTTGATATCGTATCTTTTCAACTGTTTTTAATCACAGTGCTTATCATCTGTATCACACCTGGTATTGATATGATGTTTATACTAAATAGAAGTATTTCACAAGGTAGAGATGCAGGTATATATTCAGCATTAGGTGTTTCGGTTGGTGCAGTTGTTCATACTGTACTGTCAGGAATAGGGTTGTCTGTTATTTTACAAACTTCCGTTGTCTTGTTCACAATTATTAAAATTATCGGAGCAGTATATTTAATTTATTTAGGTATACAAATGTTTATAAGTAAACAATCTTCAATCTCAATAAAGAAGACTGTGTATCAATCTCGTAGAAAATTATTATTACAAGGCGTGATCACGAACGTTACGAATCCTAAGGTAGCACTATTCTTTATTTCCTTTATTCCACAGTTTATTTCAGTGGATAATCAGTACGGTCCAATACCATTTTTAATATTGGGCAGTATTTTCGCAGTAATGGGTGCGATAACATCATTTATCATTGTGATCTTTTCAAGTAGTTTAACAACAAAATTAAGAGATAATATCGTAGCAGAAAAAATTATCAATAAAATAAGTGGAGCAGTATTTGTCATATTAGGAATAAGTCTATTTGGTACAAAATCATAAAGAAGTGAAAATGGCGCGGGACATTGAATGATGTCCCGGCCATTTTTTTATTGGGGAATAGTGGGATGAATGAAGTGACGCTGAATTTATCAAGACTGGCTAAACAAGATAAATAGAGGCGCTGTATTTATCAAGACTGAGCAAACAAGATAAATAGGAGGTCTGAATTTATCAAGACTGGCTAAACAAGATAAATAGAGGCGTTGTATTTATCAAGATTGACCAAACAAGATAAATAGAGGTGTCGAATATTGCAAGTGGAGCGTGACTAGCAACATTGGAGGTCTGAATATTGCAAGTGGGACGTGACTAGAAATGTTGGAGTTCTGAATATTGCAAGACTGCCCAAACAAGCAACATACATCCGCCGAACCCTAAAACTCCAGTACCCCACACCTCCCAATCTCCCTCATCTACAAAATTCCCGTATACGCCATTCGGATGATTTTCATATAAATGTATGAAAATTATGAACTTTCAATTTTCAGATGATTGTTTTGTGCTAAAATTTTAAATGTGTAGATATAAGGGGAGTGTGGACGATTATGAAGGTATTTGCAAAATTGGGCTGGTTTATTAAACAAGAAAGGAAAAATTATATTTTTGGCATTCTCATATTATTACTTGTAGCACTAATTGATTTGTTGCCTCCACAAATTATCGGTCGAGTGATTGATGGTATTAGCTTTAATACTTTAACGGGAAAGACGCTTCTTATTTATCTCATCATTTTATTTCTTGCTGCTGTATTAACATATGTATTTCGTTACTACTGGCGTATTATGATATTCGGGGCGAGTATGAGGTTAGGAAAGATATTAAGAGAGCGACTGTATCATAAATATACGTCGATGAGTCCTTCTTTTTTCCAAGAAAGACGTACTGGCGATTTAATGGCACATGCTACCAATGATATTAGAGCTGTTCAGAACACTGCAGGTGGCGGCGTTCTGACAATTGCGGATTCACTGATGTCAGGTGGAGCTGTTCTGATTACTATGGCGATTACTGTTGATTGGCGTTTAACTTTAATTGTGATGATTCCACTTCCTATTATGATTATATTAACGAGTTATTATGGTAAATTGCTTAACCGCGGTTTCAAAAAGGCACAAGCTGCGTTTAGTCAGTTGAATGATAAGACTCAAGAGAGTATTGCTGGGATAAAAGTTACAAAGACATTTGGTTATGAAAAAGACGATCAAGCAGATTTTAAGCAACTAAGTGATGATGTGGTGTACAAAAATTTAAAAGTTTCTAAAATTGATGCGTTGTTTGATCCAACCATTATGTCAGTAATTGGTGTGAGTTATTTTTTAGCGATATTCTTTGGCGCAAGAATGGTGATTCAAGATGATATTACAATTGGACAACTTGTTACATTTACAACTTATTTAGGGATGATGGTTTGGCCACTACTCGCACTTGGATTATTCTTTAACATTGTTCAAAGAGGTCATGCTTCATATGAAAGAATTAATGAAATTACCAATGTTCCAAACGATGTCGATACAGAAGTTAAGACGGATATGATTCCTGAAGGGGATATTCATGTTGACATTAAATCCTTTAAATTTCCAAACGATGATAAAGTGGCATTACATGACATTCATTTCACGATTGAAAAAGGTACAACATTAGGTATTGTTGGTCGAACAGGGTCAGGTAAAAGTGCAATCATTCGTCTATTATTACGCGAATTTGATACGAAAGAAGCGGATGAAATGATATATGGTCATCATCCATTAAGTTATTTTAATATTCGCCATTTAAGAGCGCAATTTGGTTATGTCCCTCAAGACCATTTTTTATTCTCGACTTCAATAAGAAATAACATTGCCTTTAGCGATCCGACTATCGATGATGACATCATTCATAACGCGAGTAATATTAGTTATATTCACCAAGATATATTAAGCTTTCCTGAAGGCTACAATACAGTTGTCGGTGAGAGAGGTGTTTCATTATCAGGCGGTCAGAAGCAAAGGATTTCTATCGCAAGAGCATTAATTATGAATCCCCCTGTACTGATATTAGATGATTCATTATCAGCAGTAGATGCAGAAACTGAAGAACATATACTTGAAAATATGCAGAATGTCAGACAAGGTAAGACGAATATTATAACAGCTCATAGAATGAGTGCTGTCAGTCATGCCGATATGATTATCGTGATGGATGAAGGCACAATCATTGAACGCGGTACACATCAAGAGTTGATGAATCTTAAGGGTTGGTATTATGACACGTATCAATCACAAGCGTTGCATGAAAAGCTTGCGAGTAGTCTAGATGAATTGGCAAAGGGGGGCTACAACGATGGCACAAAATCATAATTTAACTGCCAAAGATCAGTTTGATGTACTCAAAAGATTAATTAAATATACGTTCCCCTTTAAAGGTATCATTGCACTTGCTTTCTTGATGCTGACGATTTCGACAGTTGCAAGTGTCGCAACACCTTATTTGGTAAAAGTATTTATCGATGATTATTTAACGCCACGTGTATTTCCAGAATCTGATATGACATTATTGATTGTCATATTCTTTGTCGTTCAAATCATTGGTGCTGTAACAACCTATTGGAATGTATACTTATTTCAATATTTAGCTTTTAAAGTGATTCAACAATTAAGAATTGATGCTTTTGATAAAATTGGCCAATTAGGCATGCGCTATTTTGATAAAGAGCCAGGTGGCAGTATAGTATCAAGGTTAACGAATGATACTGAGGCTATTGTAGAAATGTTTATCGGTGTATTTTCTTCATTTTTAATGGCATTATTTATGGTTATTTCAAGTTATGTCATGATGTTTATTTTAGATTTTAAATTAGCTTTAATGGCACTTGTATTTGTACCTATTATAGTTGTCATATTAGCACTTTATAGAAAATATTCTGCGATATACTTTTCCCAAGCGAGACAGCTTTTATCAGATTTAAATGCGAAGTTAGCTGAATCTATCGAAGGTATGAGAATTATTCAAGTATTTAATCAAGAAAAGAGACTGCAAAAAGAATTTAATGACATTAACGATGAGCACTATGAGTTTAATATGAAGACAGTCAAAATCGATGGTTTACTACTCAGACCGGCAATCAGTATGATTTCAGTATTTGCTGTTATTATGATATTAAGCTACTTCGGTATATTGAGCTTTTCAGGTGGCATTACAGCAGGTGTTGTATTTGCATTTGTACAATATATGGAACGTTTCTTTGAACCGATTAACCAAGTCAGTCAAAATTTAAACGTACTTCAACAAGCACTCGTATCAGCGAGTCGTGTATTTAAACTGATCGATAATGATATGCTTGAGCCCGCGCAACAAGAGCGTCAAGATTTTCATATTACTGACGGCAAAATTGAATTTAAAGATGGAACGTTTAGTTATGATGGCAAAACAGATGTATTAAAAAATATATCATTCACCGCAAATCCAGGTGAAACAGTTGCACTTGTTGGGCATACAGGTTCTGGGAAAAGTTCAATCATTAACTTGTTTATGAGATTTTATGAATTTGAACAAGGTGAAATACTAATCGATCAACAATCGATTAAGCAAATACCGAAAAAAGAACTGAAATCTAATATTGGACTTGTGCTTCAAGATGCATTTATTTTCTACGGAACGATTACATCGAATATAAAATTGTATCATCCGACGATGACTTTTGAAAAAGTGAAAGAAGCGGCTGAATTTGTAAATGCAGATCAATTTATCAATAAATTACCTGGGAAATATGAACATAAAGTAATCGAAAAAGGTAGTGCATTTTCAAGTGGAGAAAGACAATTGTTAGCATTTGCAAGAACGATCGCAAGTGATCCAAAAATATTAATACTGGATGAAGCGACTGCTAATATCGATTCAGAAACAGAAGCGCAAATTCAAGCATCTTTAGAAAAAATGAGAAAAGGCAGAACAACTTTAGCGATTGCGCATAGACTATCAACTATTCAAGATGCTGATCAAATCGTCGTATTGAATAAAGGTGAAATCGTTGAAAGAGGTACACATGACGAGTTGATTAAACAAGACGGTATTTATCACAAAATGTATTTACTTCAAAATGGATAATAGTATGAACTGATCAGACGAAAGTGTCTGGTCAGTTTTTGTATATGTAATTATGTATAATAAGCAGTAATAGATAACTAGAGGAGGATTTTACATGGGTGTTTTTGATGTAGACTATAATAAAATAACTGAGCGAACACAATTTCCATATGAAATCGAAGTGATTCATCATACTTGGATAACGATGCAAGATGGTACGAAATTATCAGCTAAAATCTGGCAACCTAAGACCGACTCAAAGACTAAAGGTGCGGTATTAGAATATTTACCATATAGAAAAGATGAATTTACAGCTTTACGGGATGAAATTAGACATAAGTATTTTGCAGGGTTTGGGTATACTGCTATTCGAGTTGATATAAGGGGAACTGGGGATTCTGAAGGTATTATCGAAGACGAATAT encodes:
- a CDS encoding LysE family translocator — translated: MFDIVSFQLFLITVLIICITPGIDMMFILNRSISQGRDAGIYSALGVSVGAVVHTVLSGIGLSVILQTSVVLFTIIKIIGAVYLIYLGIQMFISKQSSISIKKTVYQSRRKLLLQGVITNVTNPKVALFFISFIPQFISVDNQYGPIPFLILGSIFAVMGAITSFIIVIFSSSLTTKLRDNIVAEKIINKISGAVFVILGISLFGTKS
- a CDS encoding ABC transporter transmembrane domain-containing protein; its protein translation is MKVFAKLGWFIKQERKNYIFGILILLLVALIDLLPPQIIGRVIDGISFNTLTGKTLLIYLIILFLAAVLTYVFRYYWRIMIFGASMRLGKILRERLYHKYTSMSPSFFQERRTGDLMAHATNDIRAVQNTAGGGVLTIADSLMSGGAVLITMAITVDWRLTLIVMIPLPIMIILTSYYGKLLNRGFKKAQAAFSQLNDKTQESIAGIKVTKTFGYEKDDQADFKQLSDDVVYKNLKVSKIDALFDPTIMSVIGVSYFLAIFFGARMVIQDDITIGQLVTFTTYLGMMVWPLLALGLFFNIVQRGHASYERINEITNVPNDVDTEVKTDMIPEGDIHVDIKSFKFPNDDKVALHDIHFTIEKGTTLGIVGRTGSGKSAIIRLLLREFDTKEADEMIYGHHPLSYFNIRHLRAQFGYVPQDHFLFSTSIRNNIAFSDPTIDDDIIHNASNISYIHQDILSFPEGYNTVVGERGVSLSGGQKQRISIARALIMNPPVLILDDSLSAVDAETEEHILENMQNVRQGKTNIITAHRMSAVSHADMIIVMDEGTIIERGTHQELMNLKGWYYDTYQSQALHEKLASSLDELAKGGYNDGTKS
- a CDS encoding ABC transporter ATP-binding protein — encoded protein: MAQNHNLTAKDQFDVLKRLIKYTFPFKGIIALAFLMLTISTVASVATPYLVKVFIDDYLTPRVFPESDMTLLIVIFFVVQIIGAVTTYWNVYLFQYLAFKVIQQLRIDAFDKIGQLGMRYFDKEPGGSIVSRLTNDTEAIVEMFIGVFSSFLMALFMVISSYVMMFILDFKLALMALVFVPIIVVILALYRKYSAIYFSQARQLLSDLNAKLAESIEGMRIIQVFNQEKRLQKEFNDINDEHYEFNMKTVKIDGLLLRPAISMISVFAVIMILSYFGILSFSGGITAGVVFAFVQYMERFFEPINQVSQNLNVLQQALVSASRVFKLIDNDMLEPAQQERQDFHITDGKIEFKDGTFSYDGKTDVLKNISFTANPGETVALVGHTGSGKSSIINLFMRFYEFEQGEILIDQQSIKQIPKKELKSNIGLVLQDAFIFYGTITSNIKLYHPTMTFEKVKEAAEFVNADQFINKLPGKYEHKVIEKGSAFSSGERQLLAFARTIASDPKILILDEATANIDSETEAQIQASLEKMRKGRTTLAIAHRLSTIQDADQIVVLNKGEIVERGTHDELIKQDGIYHKMYLLQNG